The Longimicrobium sp. region GCGATGCGGCGACACCCACCGTCTGCAGGTAGGGCCCGAAGCGCTCCACCAGCGCCGGCACGTCATCCAGCGATGCGACGGGCTTCACGCGGACCACGCGGTTGAGGCACGATGCGGTGAAGGCGGAGTCCGGCTCGTGGATCACCGTCCACGCCGTGCCCTCGCGCGATGCGTGGAGCTCGGTGCCGCCGCCGCCCACCTCCGCGAACTCGGCCACCGCGCGAAGCTGGCGGATGGACGACGATTCGCGCGGCGCCAGCGTGCCGCGCGGAAGCTCGCGCTCCACCGCCTCCATCTCGCGCGCCAGCAGCGCCGCCCACTCGCGCGGGGAGACCGCGCCCCCCTCCTCCACGTAGAAGAGGTGCGGCGACACGCACCCCTGCTGGTCGAAAGTGGAGGCATCTAGGGCGGCGCCGCGCGCGGCATCGGCCGCTGTGTCGCGGGTGAGCGCGTCGCGGCCCACCACGCCGAACGAGATCTTGGGCCCGTATCCCAGGAAGCGCGTCCCGGCCGGGGTGCGCTCCCGCACGGCGGACACCGCATCGGCGCCGCCGTACACGATCACGGCGTCGGCGGTTTCCAGGGCGGTGCGCTCCATCTCGTCGTCGCCGCCGGGCCAGTAGGTGACGGCCAGGCACGCGCCCAGCCCCGCATCCACCTCCGCCACGCCGCGCGCGAAGAGGGTGGCCAGGAGCGGCTCGCCGACCGCCGTCTTCCCCAGCGCCGCGGACTTGAGCAGGAGGCAGCGCACCAGCGCCGTCACCGCCACCCCGGGTACGTTGCCGCTGAACACGTTCGCCACCAAGCGCGGCCCGATCGCCATCCGCTCCCCGCCGCCGCGCTGCGCGGGAAAGAAGCCGTCCAGCACGCGCGGATCGCCGAACTCGGAGCGCAGCAGCTCGCGAATGGGAGCCGCGCGCCAGTCCGCCGCCATGCGGTCCAGCACCAGGCGGATCATGGCGGGCGAGTAGTTGGTCATGGCGGGGAGGGCGCGCTCGGCGGTGCGCCGCAGCGGGTCCGCCGGGTCCAGCAGCCGCGCGGCCACCCGGTCCACCACCTCCACGATTTCGGCCACGGGCCTGCGCGCCAGGTGCTCCTCGCGCGCGGCGGCCAGCGCCCGCACCTGCTCGCGCAGCAGCGCCGCCGTCAGCCGCGGAATGCGGACCTCGAAAGCATCCGCCCCCTTGCCGTACGACCAGGTGGTAGTCGGCGGGTGGGGGATGCCGGGGAGGTGGAATGCGTCGATCACTGACTGCGGGGAATGGGGAATGGGGAATCGGGAATGGGGAATAGGTAGGGCCGCGATTCATCGCGCCCGTGCCCGCCGCCGCACCGCCGCCAACCCTCGGACGCACCGATGCCGCCGTAGGGGCAGACCTGCGTGTCTGCCCACCGCCCGCCACACCCCGACCCGCGCCGACGAAACCAACCCTCGTAGGCGCGGCCCCGCGTGGCCGCCCGTGCCCGACGCGGCGCCGCAACCCGCTTACACGAACCGCCCCACCAGCGATGCGATCCACAGCACCACCCCCACCGCCACCAGCCCGCGGATCAACCGCGCCGGCGGCCTCGTGGCGCCGGGCCATGCAGACAGGGCAAGGAGCCCCGCCACCATCGCAAAGATCACGTCCACCGCGGCGTACAGCGGATGCCCGGCCTGGAGCTGCTTCACGGCCAGGAACAGCAGGAACGCGGCGATGCCGCCGCGCACGATCACCCCAAGCATGCACACCCCCCGCGCGAGGAAAGTTGGCTCACAGGAAGTCCCAGAACGAAGGATTGGCTTCCACGATCAGCTCCCAGCGGCCATCCGGCCCCAGGCCGCGCGCCACGTCCACGCGCAGGATGTCGTAAAAGAGCCCCACACCGGTGCCCACTGAAAAACGCGGGCTCCCCGTCGTCGCCGCGCCCCAGTCCTGGAGCGGCACGCGGCCGGCGGAGCCCACTCCCGTCCACCCCGCGTTCGC contains the following coding sequences:
- a CDS encoding acyl-CoA reductase, whose product is MIDAFHLPGIPHPPTTTWSYGKGADAFEVRIPRLTAALLREQVRALAAAREEHLARRPVAEIVEVVDRVAARLLDPADPLRRTAERALPAMTNYSPAMIRLVLDRMAADWRAAPIRELLRSEFGDPRVLDGFFPAQRGGGERMAIGPRLVANVFSGNVPGVAVTALVRCLLLKSAALGKTAVGEPLLATLFARGVAEVDAGLGACLAVTYWPGGDDEMERTALETADAVIVYGGADAVSAVRERTPAGTRFLGYGPKISFGVVGRDALTRDTAADAARGAALDASTFDQQGCVSPHLFYVEEGGAVSPREWAALLAREMEAVERELPRGTLAPRESSSIRQLRAVAEFAEVGGGGTELHASREGTAWTVIHEPDSAFTASCLNRVVRVKPVASLDDVPALVERFGPYLQTVGVAASPEAARGLAAALAPVGVARVTTLGRMAWPPQTWHHDGRPPLRELVRWCDLETAG